The proteins below are encoded in one region of Scyliorhinus torazame isolate Kashiwa2021f chromosome 8, sScyTor2.1, whole genome shotgun sequence:
- the LOC140428307 gene encoding iroquois-class homeodomain protein irx-1-B-like, with protein MAMPQLGYGDVVAAGKGSALNSLPALFVERQAAMLGSPALSLGVPPPLHALLARYPGTYPIPQGYSLQPYPDLRHLSHLGSPYDLKAGCVYSQAAFSPAGALYSPYRPMSHGDPGRAKNATRESTSTLKAWLNEHLKNPYPTKGEKIMLAIVTKMTLTQVSTWFANARRRLKKENKMTWVLKTKSDEEESESEDEEDKKEEDLPDPEQHQAGTTDGHQDKGDSGAPCPAHGGTTLVKGVPDRESGGELRTNLEEGESRKSEWASEEGGTVQSALSTEPKDSSPALRPKIWSLAETATSDHGKSHRPAPLGGRSPPALAHYQIWAGACFAEGQFVLNSRTRLESKKRDRAGSDQ; from the exons ATGGCTATGCCTCAGCTGGGATATGGAGACGTAGTCGCCGCCGGGAAGGGATCTGCATTGAACAGCCTGCCGGCCCTATTTGTGGAGCGGCAGGCGGCGATGCTGGGCTCTCCCGCTCTGAGTCTCGGGGTGCCCCCGCCTCTCCATGCACTCCTGGCCCGATATCCGGGGACATACCCCATTCCACAAGGATACAGCCTCCAGCCCTATCCTGATCTCAGGCATCTGTCTCATCTG GGGTCCCCCTACGATCTGAAGGCTGGATGTGTCTATTCCCAGGCTGCTTTCTCCCCAGCCGGCGCCCTCTATTCTCCTTACCGGCCCATGTCGCATGGGGATCCGGGCAGAGCCAAGAACGCCACCCGGGAAAGCACCAGCACTCTGAAAGCCTGGCTGAACGAGCACCTGAAGAACCCTTACCCAACCAAAGGCGAGAAGATCATGCTGGCCATCGTCACCAAGATGACCCTGACCCAGGTCTCCACCTGGTTCGCTAATGCCAGGCGGCGGCTGAAGAAAGAGAATAAAATGACGTGGGTGCTCAAAACGAAATCGGACGAGGAAGAAAGCGAAAGcgaggacgaggaggacaagaaggAGGAAGATCTGCCCGATCCGGAGCAACACCAGGCGGGCACCACCGACGGGCACCAAGACAAGGGGGATTCGGGGGCGCCTTGCCCGGCACATGGGGGCACAACATTAGTCAAAGGTGTGCCAGACCGTGAGTCAGGCGGTGAGCTGAGGACAAACCTGGAGGAGGGCGAGTCAAGAAAATCCGAGTGGGCATCTGAGGAGGGAGGCACGGTACAATCCGCGCTCAGCACCGAGCCCAAAGACAGTAGTCCAGCACTCAGACCCAAGATCTGGTCCCTGGCGGAGACGGCGACCTCCGACCACGGGAAGAGCCACCGGCCAGCTCCGCTGGGTGggcgctctcctcctgcactcgcTCACTACCAGATCTGGGCTGGTGCCTGTTTTGCAGAAGGACAGTTCGTGTTAAACAGCCGTACCCGGCTGGAGTCAAAAAAGAGAGACCGTGCAGGTTCGGACCAATGA